In Bacteroidota bacterium, the DNA window ATTTCAAGAACCCGAAGGAGATACTGAACCGTTTGATTTCAAAGGTGACACGTGGCGGAACTTACCTGTTTAATGTGGGTCCGAATAGTCAGGGACAGATTCCTGAAATTGAAGCGCAGTTTCTTCGCGATGCTGGAAAGTGGAATCAGAAATATCAGAAGGTGGTTTATGCCGCCAGAGCTTCTCTGTGGGAGCATACCATGCCTTGGGGCGATGTTATAA includes these proteins:
- a CDS encoding alpha-L-fucosidase is translated as MKKELVVELAKVVCELQPNAILCSRTGHEMGNYVIKGDMEVPPVNIPGLWKTCDTKNDSWSYAWYDHNFKNPKEILNRLISKVTRGGTYLFNVGPNSQGQIPEIEAQFLRDAGKWNQKYQKVVYAARASLWEHTMPWGDVI